The following are encoded together in the Flavihumibacter fluvii genome:
- the odhB gene encoding 2-oxoglutarate dehydrogenase complex dihydrolipoyllysine-residue succinyltransferase, with translation MIEIKVPTVGESITEVTLIKWLKPNGAYVQRDEVIAELESEKATFELNAEQAGVLTTKAGEGDTLKIGDIVAAIDETAAAPAGNSTVEVKSEPVIIFEEPVALVKAAGKGIIEIKVPVVGESITEVTLVKWLKKEGDLVQLDEVICELESEKATFELNAEIAGQLSLVAKEGEVLKIGAVLAKINSDVPVPVAVSSKQEAVSSAKPAPANTPVTAIPNDLKASPVAAAIIADKKLDPKSVTATGSGGKIMKSDVLDALNNPGRRPGAELFTRNEKREKMSNLRKTVSRRLVEAKNTTAMLTTFNEVDMGPIMAIRSKYKDKFKEIHGVNLGFMSFFTKAVCYGLQDWPAVNAYIDGDSIIYHDYCDISIAVSAPKGLVVPVIRNAESLSMAGIEKKVAELAGKARDNKLSMEEMQGGTFTITNGGVFGSLMSTPIINIPQSAILGMHKIQERPMAVNGQVVIKQMMYLALSYDHRIIDGRESVSFLVRVKELLETPELLLFGKDPVKTLLEV, from the coding sequence ATGATTGAAATAAAAGTCCCAACAGTTGGTGAGTCAATTACAGAAGTAACCCTTATTAAATGGTTAAAGCCAAACGGGGCATATGTCCAGCGTGATGAAGTGATTGCCGAACTTGAAAGTGAAAAAGCCACTTTTGAACTGAATGCCGAACAAGCTGGTGTGCTCACCACAAAGGCTGGGGAAGGAGATACTTTAAAAATTGGTGATATAGTTGCTGCTATTGACGAAACAGCCGCTGCCCCAGCAGGAAACAGCACAGTGGAAGTGAAATCTGAACCGGTCATTATTTTCGAAGAACCGGTTGCGCTTGTAAAAGCCGCAGGAAAAGGAATCATCGAAATTAAAGTGCCTGTTGTGGGCGAATCCATAACTGAAGTGACCCTTGTAAAATGGTTAAAAAAAGAAGGTGACCTTGTTCAGTTAGACGAAGTGATATGTGAACTGGAAAGTGAAAAAGCCACTTTTGAACTAAATGCTGAAATAGCCGGACAACTATCACTTGTAGCAAAAGAAGGTGAGGTGTTGAAAATCGGTGCTGTGTTAGCTAAGATTAATTCTGATGTACCGGTTCCCGTAGCGGTAAGCAGTAAGCAGGAAGCAGTGAGCAGTGCCAAACCAGCACCCGCAAATACGCCGGTTACTGCTATACCGAATGATTTGAAAGCGAGTCCGGTTGCAGCAGCTATCATTGCCGATAAAAAACTCGATCCCAAATCAGTTACCGCAACAGGTAGTGGTGGGAAAATTATGAAAAGTGATGTGCTCGATGCGTTAAATAACCCGGGTCGCAGACCAGGCGCTGAATTATTTACACGTAACGAAAAGCGCGAGAAGATGAGTAACCTGCGCAAGACAGTTTCACGTCGCCTGGTGGAAGCCAAGAATACTACGGCCATGCTCACTACTTTTAACGAAGTAGATATGGGGCCAATCATGGCCATCAGGTCTAAATACAAAGACAAGTTCAAAGAGATCCATGGGGTTAACCTGGGTTTCATGAGCTTTTTCACCAAGGCTGTTTGTTATGGTTTACAGGATTGGCCAGCTGTGAATGCCTACATAGATGGTGATTCCATCATCTACCACGATTATTGTGATATTTCCATTGCTGTTTCAGCACCAAAAGGATTGGTGGTGCCCGTGATCCGTAATGCAGAAAGTTTAAGTATGGCCGGTATTGAAAAGAAAGTTGCTGAATTGGCTGGGAAGGCACGCGACAATAAACTCTCCATGGAAGAAATGCAGGGCGGAACTTTCACCATTACAAATGGTGGTGTGTTTGGTTCCCTGATGAGTACTCCCATTATCAATATTCCTCAGTCTGCTATTTTAGGCATGCACAAAATACAGGAACGTCCCATGGCCGTAAATGGCCAGGTCGTGATCAAACAAATGATGTACCTGGCATTGAGTTATGACCACCGCATTATCGATGGCCGTGAATCGGTCAGCTTTTTAGTACGTGTTAAGGAATTGCTTGAAACCCCTGAATTATTGCTCTTTGGTAAAGATCCGGTGAAGACCTTACTGGAAGTGTAA
- a CDS encoding 2-oxoglutarate dehydrogenase E1 component, with product MKDFSYITNSSPAAIEALYQDFVKDPASVDPEYRKFFEGFDFAVGHISTNGQAVSAPVLPSDLDIKKEISAYRLILGYRNKGHLLARTNPIRTRKDRGANIDLEFYGFSSDDLDKQFYAGTRLGMGPATLRSILDKLEKVYANHVGIEFKYISNQAKVDFLTNAMEKEFDTPLPIEKKKRILEKLNQGVMFEKFLHTKYIGQKRFSLEGGETTIAALDAIINTAAALEVQEVVIGMAHRGRLNILANILGKTYENIFSEFEGTQVMDQTMGSGDVKYHMGYSSDVTTAEGKTVHLKLCPNPSHLEAVDPVVVGFARAKADVMYDSEYDKILPILIHGDASIAGQGIVYEVLQMSNLEGYYTGGTIHFVINNQIGFTTDFDDARSSDYCTSLAATVQAPVFHVNGDDAEAVIKCVEIATRYRQAFNSDIFIDMVCYRRHGHNEGDDPKFTQPHLYSLIEKHQNPREVYTHYLLENGEADARQMAQDMEKKFWADLQERLDEIKQNPLPYKYQPPELAWKSLRRSVENDFDQSPDTAISAADFDKLFNSIMQWPEDFKPLRKVEKILQDKLKIFNEENKLDWATGELMAYGSLLLDGKDVRMSGQDVRRGTFSHRHAVLRDEESDAAYNRLSRIEGATGKFRIYNSLLSEYGVLGFEYGYAMANPSGLVLWEAQFGDFCNGAQTMIDQFIAAGEQKWNRMNGVVMLLPHGYEGQGPEHSSARLERFLQLCAEQNMVITNITTSANFFHALRRQLAWPFRKPMINFSPKANLRLPETFSLKEEFITGNFKEVIDDKFVTDAASVKKVLFCSGKVYFDLAARQQKDQVKDVAIIRVEQLYPLPQKQLDVLYRKYNKATWFWVQEEPLNMGAASFLKMNLGTINFGVISRQPSASTATGYAKVHVQEQSEIIDTAFSI from the coding sequence ATGAAGGATTTTTCGTACATCACCAACTCGTCCCCGGCTGCCATAGAAGCTCTGTATCAGGATTTCGTGAAAGATCCTGCCAGCGTGGACCCGGAATACCGTAAGTTTTTTGAAGGTTTTGATTTCGCCGTAGGGCATATCAGCACCAATGGGCAGGCTGTTTCAGCCCCTGTATTACCATCTGATCTTGATATAAAAAAGGAAATCAGTGCATACCGCCTGATCCTTGGCTATCGCAATAAAGGTCATTTGCTGGCCCGGACGAACCCTATACGCACACGCAAAGACCGGGGTGCAAATATTGACCTTGAGTTTTATGGATTCAGTTCGGACGACCTTGACAAGCAATTTTATGCCGGAACCAGGCTTGGGATGGGGCCTGCAACACTTCGGAGTATCCTTGATAAATTAGAAAAGGTTTATGCAAACCATGTAGGTATTGAGTTTAAATATATCAGTAACCAGGCTAAAGTTGATTTCCTCACAAATGCCATGGAAAAGGAATTCGACACACCCTTGCCCATCGAAAAGAAAAAACGGATCCTGGAGAAATTGAACCAGGGGGTGATGTTTGAAAAATTCCTGCATACCAAATACATCGGGCAAAAAAGATTTTCGCTGGAAGGTGGCGAAACCACTATTGCCGCCCTCGACGCCATCATTAATACCGCCGCTGCACTGGAAGTGCAGGAAGTAGTGATAGGAATGGCGCACCGCGGCAGGTTGAACATCCTGGCGAATATCCTGGGAAAGACCTATGAAAACATTTTCAGTGAATTTGAAGGAACCCAGGTGATGGACCAAACTATGGGTAGCGGCGATGTGAAATACCATATGGGGTATAGTAGTGATGTCACCACAGCTGAAGGTAAAACCGTTCACCTGAAACTATGTCCGAACCCTTCACACCTTGAAGCAGTGGACCCTGTTGTTGTTGGGTTTGCCCGCGCCAAGGCCGATGTGATGTACGACAGCGAATACGATAAAATCCTGCCCATCCTGATACATGGTGATGCATCAATAGCTGGACAGGGTATTGTGTACGAAGTATTGCAGATGAGCAATCTAGAAGGTTATTATACTGGTGGCACAATCCATTTTGTTATCAATAACCAGATTGGATTTACCACCGATTTTGATGATGCGCGGAGTTCTGATTATTGTACTTCGCTTGCAGCAACTGTTCAGGCGCCCGTTTTCCATGTGAACGGCGATGATGCTGAGGCAGTCATAAAATGTGTGGAGATTGCTACCCGCTACCGGCAGGCTTTCAATTCTGATATTTTTATTGATATGGTATGCTATCGGCGCCACGGCCATAATGAAGGCGATGACCCGAAGTTTACCCAACCCCATTTGTATAGCCTCATTGAAAAACACCAGAATCCCCGAGAAGTATATACACATTACCTGTTGGAAAATGGCGAAGCTGATGCCAGGCAAATGGCTCAGGACATGGAAAAGAAATTCTGGGCCGATTTGCAGGAAAGGCTGGATGAAATCAAACAGAACCCTCTTCCTTATAAATATCAGCCACCCGAGCTGGCCTGGAAGAGTTTAAGGCGCTCCGTTGAAAATGATTTCGACCAATCACCTGATACTGCGATCTCTGCTGCCGACTTTGACAAATTATTCAACAGTATCATGCAATGGCCCGAAGACTTTAAACCATTGAGAAAAGTTGAAAAGATCCTTCAGGATAAACTGAAAATCTTTAATGAGGAAAACAAGCTGGACTGGGCTACAGGGGAACTGATGGCCTATGGCAGTTTACTGCTCGATGGCAAGGATGTAAGGATGAGTGGTCAGGACGTGCGGCGTGGCACATTCAGTCATCGCCATGCTGTTTTGCGTGATGAAGAAAGTGATGCAGCTTATAACCGGCTAAGCCGTATTGAAGGCGCCACCGGGAAATTCCGCATCTATAACTCCTTGCTCAGTGAATACGGTGTCCTTGGATTTGAATATGGTTATGCGATGGCAAATCCATCGGGACTTGTGCTTTGGGAAGCACAGTTCGGCGATTTCTGTAATGGTGCACAAACCATGATAGACCAGTTTATCGCTGCCGGTGAACAAAAATGGAACCGCATGAATGGTGTCGTAATGTTATTACCCCATGGTTACGAAGGCCAGGGACCAGAACATAGTTCTGCCCGGCTGGAAAGGTTTTTACAATTATGTGCTGAACAGAATATGGTGATCACGAATATTACTACTTCTGCGAATTTCTTCCATGCATTGCGGCGCCAGCTAGCCTGGCCATTCAGGAAGCCCATGATCAATTTTTCGCCAAAAGCGAATCTGCGACTCCCTGAAACATTTTCATTGAAGGAAGAATTCATCACGGGCAATTTTAAGGAAGTGATCGATGATAAATTTGTAACTGATGCAGCTTCCGTAAAGAAAGTATTGTTCTGCAGTGGTAAGGTTTACTTTGACCTGGCTGCCCGCCAGCAGAAGGACCAGGTGAAGGATGTGGCAATTATTCGGGTAGAACAATTGTATCCATTGCCTCAAAAACAACTGGATGTATTATACCGCAAGTATAATAAAGCCACCTGGTTCTGGGTGCAGGAAGAACCATTGAATATGGGGGCTGCCTCGTTCCTGAAAATGAACCTTGGGACTATCAATTTTGGTGTGATCAGCCGCCAGCCAAGTGCATCTACCGCTACCGGTTATGCGAAAGTGCATGTGCAGGAACAGAGTGAGATCATTGATACGGCATTTAGTATTTAG
- the rpsT gene encoding 30S ribosomal protein S20, with product MANHKATKKDMRQAEKRRDRNRYYGKTTRNAVRDIRAVEDKKAVDEKMPDVLSMIDKLAKRGIIHKNKAANLKSKLARRANKLATA from the coding sequence ATGGCAAATCATAAGGCTACCAAAAAAGATATGCGTCAGGCAGAAAAGCGCCGCGATAGAAACCGTTATTACGGTAAAACTACCCGTAATGCTGTCCGTGACATCCGTGCCGTTGAAGATAAGAAAGCCGTAGATGAGAAAATGCCCGATGTTTTGTCAATGATTGATAAACTGGCCAAACGTGGTATTATCCATAAGAATAAAGCAGCCAACCTGAAAAGCAAGCTCGCAAGGCGTGCCAATAAGTTAGCCACGGCTTAA
- a CDS encoding toxin-antitoxin system YwqK family antitoxin, whose amino-acid sequence MNMHQLIGTVALVTVWPYYAVNSIAETISAWNARRTEFPAQMPPLKNGLPHGVFRSWHTEEQLHDEGNLHLGIPDGQWKGWYSNGQPKFIRHFSAYKYHLIRQEIKRDTRHVVTPLALEAKEDPTAFIKATTPSNSFKDLPVGNDPQALYTAPFKHCLPHGLYMNFYSDGRVKDSGYYKNGLRDGHWETRQDNGMTRSVGGYRHGHKAGTWATYDFEGKLKSLATYSRKGKLVSQKMYD is encoded by the coding sequence ATGAATATGCACCAGTTAATTGGAACTGTCGCACTGGTCACTGTTTGGCCATACTACGCTGTTAATAGTATTGCTGAAACAATATCCGCCTGGAATGCCCGACGAACAGAATTTCCCGCGCAAATGCCACCACTTAAAAATGGATTGCCGCATGGCGTTTTCCGGAGCTGGCATACAGAAGAACAGTTACATGATGAGGGAAATCTTCACCTTGGGATTCCTGACGGACAATGGAAAGGATGGTACAGCAACGGCCAGCCCAAATTCATCAGGCATTTTAGTGCCTATAAATATCACCTGATCAGGCAGGAGATTAAGCGGGATACCAGGCATGTGGTCACCCCGCTGGCCCTTGAAGCAAAGGAAGACCCAACGGCATTTATAAAAGCTACAACACCATCAAACTCCTTTAAAGACCTGCCCGTGGGCAATGATCCGCAAGCTTTATATACTGCGCCATTTAAACATTGTCTTCCACATGGGCTTTACATGAATTTTTACTCCGATGGCCGGGTAAAAGATTCAGGATACTATAAAAATGGCCTAAGGGACGGTCATTGGGAAACCCGGCAGGATAATGGCATGACCAGGTCGGTTGGCGGTTACAGGCATGGACATAAAGCAGGCACCTGGGCTACCTATGATTTCGAGGGCAAATTGAAATCACTGGCTACATATTCCAGGAAAGGTAAGCTAGTCAGCCAGAAAATGTACGACTGA
- a CDS encoding head GIN domain-containing protein — protein sequence MKVLFFGIVLVSLCFSSCHLGMGKKVRGDGHTVAHNRNVGAFSKVEQKGSFDIILKTGPTQEVLIDAEENISRHIDTHVENNTLIIRTEDGFWLKPTRDIRIVVTSPSFREVWSNGSGNITSESVISDSTALIIGTRGSGNITLRVQAPEIKAESYGSGNIELSGETRVVSMESAGSGNLSAEELKTEDASIDIKGSGNASVNASKTLDVSVKGSGDVTYKGNPSIKSNIKGSGNINKVD from the coding sequence ATGAAAGTACTTTTTTTCGGTATTGTCCTGGTTAGCCTTTGTTTTTCATCCTGCCACCTTGGAATGGGTAAAAAAGTAAGAGGGGATGGACATACTGTAGCCCATAACCGTAATGTAGGTGCTTTTTCCAAAGTTGAACAAAAAGGTTCCTTTGATATTATCCTGAAAACCGGCCCGACGCAGGAAGTCTTGATTGATGCTGAAGAAAATATAAGCAGGCATATCGACACGCATGTTGAGAACAATACCCTGATTATCCGCACAGAAGATGGATTTTGGCTAAAACCTACCCGTGACATCAGGATTGTGGTTACATCACCTTCTTTCAGGGAGGTATGGTCCAATGGATCGGGTAATATTACCAGTGAGTCCGTTATTTCAGACAGTACTGCCCTCATTATAGGAACAAGGGGAAGTGGCAATATCACCCTCCGGGTGCAGGCGCCCGAAATCAAGGCGGAAAGTTATGGCAGCGGTAATATTGAATTGTCTGGCGAAACCCGCGTTGTTTCCATGGAATCAGCCGGAAGCGGCAATCTATCTGCTGAAGAACTCAAAACTGAAGACGCTTCCATAGATATTAAGGGAAGTGGAAATGCTTCTGTAAATGCCAGTAAAACACTTGATGTGTCCGTTAAAGGCAGCGGTGATGTCACCTATAAAGGCAATCCATCCATTAAATCAAACATTAAAGGCAGCGGCAATATCAACAAGGTCGATTAG
- the guaA gene encoding glutamine-hydrolyzing GMP synthase, producing MTEKILILDFGSQYTQLIARAVREANVYCEIIPYHKHFEIEPGLKGIILSGSPFSVNDENAPDVNIHQFIKSLPVLGVCYGAQLTAKQFGGNVEKSNKREFGRAYMQVKKDDRLLKGMSPNSQVWMSHGDTIKALPEGFELLAETESIPVAAFKKIGGTEILYGVQFHPEVYHSIEGKKLIHNFLVDICGCAQDWTPAHFITDTVEALKKQIGNKKVIMALSGGVDSTVAATLIHRAIGDNLHGIFVDNGVLRKGEFEQVLKTYHDNLHLNVKGIDAKTTFYRELAGKTDPEAKRKVIGRLFIDVFQEEAGKIEGIEMLGQGTIYPDVIESVSVHGPSVTIKSHHNVGGLPEKMHLGLVEPLRYLFKDEVRKVGRELGIPAELLDRHPFPGPGLAIRILGEITEEKVKLLQDADYRYTTGLKEHNLYNTVWQAGAILLPVKSVGVMGDERTYEFTVALRAVTSVDGMTADWAHLPYDFLAYISNDIINNVRGINRVVYDISSKPPATIEWE from the coding sequence ATGACAGAAAAGATCCTCATTTTAGATTTTGGCTCTCAATATACCCAATTGATTGCCAGGGCTGTACGTGAAGCCAATGTGTATTGTGAAATCATTCCATACCACAAACACTTCGAAATTGAACCCGGCCTGAAAGGTATCATCCTTTCGGGCTCACCATTTTCAGTTAATGATGAAAATGCCCCTGATGTAAATATCCACCAATTCATCAAGTCATTACCGGTATTGGGGGTATGTTACGGTGCACAGCTCACTGCAAAGCAATTTGGCGGTAACGTAGAAAAAAGTAATAAGCGCGAATTCGGACGTGCTTACATGCAGGTGAAAAAAGATGACAGGTTACTGAAAGGCATGTCACCCAATTCACAGGTCTGGATGAGCCATGGTGATACCATCAAAGCATTACCTGAAGGATTCGAATTGCTGGCTGAAACAGAATCCATACCCGTTGCTGCTTTTAAAAAAATAGGGGGAACTGAAATCCTCTATGGGGTACAATTTCATCCTGAAGTATACCATTCCATAGAAGGCAAAAAACTTATCCATAATTTCCTGGTCGATATTTGTGGCTGCGCGCAGGACTGGACACCGGCACACTTCATCACAGATACTGTTGAGGCCCTGAAAAAACAGATCGGAAACAAGAAAGTAATCATGGCCTTAAGTGGCGGTGTTGACAGTACTGTAGCTGCAACCCTCATCCACAGGGCGATAGGCGATAACCTGCATGGTATATTTGTAGACAATGGAGTGCTGCGAAAAGGAGAATTTGAACAGGTATTAAAAACCTATCATGATAACCTGCACCTCAATGTAAAAGGCATTGATGCCAAAACAACATTCTATAGGGAACTGGCTGGCAAAACAGACCCTGAAGCAAAACGAAAAGTGATTGGCCGGTTATTTATCGATGTATTCCAGGAAGAGGCCGGTAAGATCGAAGGCATTGAAATGTTGGGGCAGGGCACCATCTACCCAGACGTGATAGAAAGTGTTTCTGTACATGGTCCGTCCGTGACCATCAAATCGCACCATAATGTAGGTGGACTACCCGAGAAGATGCACCTTGGCCTGGTTGAGCCGCTTCGCTATTTGTTCAAAGATGAAGTCCGGAAAGTCGGCAGGGAACTGGGCATTCCGGCAGAATTGCTCGATCGTCATCCATTCCCGGGTCCTGGTTTAGCCATAAGGATCCTGGGCGAGATCACAGAAGAAAAAGTTAAACTGTTACAGGATGCTGATTACCGTTACACAACCGGGTTAAAAGAACATAATTTGTACAATACAGTATGGCAGGCAGGCGCTATCCTGTTACCAGTGAAGAGTGTGGGTGTTATGGGAGATGAAAGGACCTATGAATTTACAGTGGCATTAAGGGCCGTAACTTCAGTAGATGGTATGACAGCAGACTGGGCGCACCTGCCTTATGATTTTCTGGCATATATTTCGAATGATATCATCAATAATGTGCGGGGGATTAACCGTGTGGTGTATGATATCAGCAGTAAACCACCTGCAACAATAGAATGGGAATAA